In Paenibacillus durus, the DNA window GTTATAAAGGGACTGGAAGGCATTGTTGCGGCTGCTTCCTCCATCAGTTCAATTGTGGACGGCGTGCTCACTTACCGCGGTTATGATATCGATGATCTTGCCGAAAATGCCAGCTTCGAAGAGACGGCCTTCTTGCTCTGGTTCGGCAGCTTGCCTACCACGGCCGAGCTGGAGAAACTGAAGCGGGACCTGAGCGATTTTGCGGCGATTCCGGAGCAGGTTATCGCGCAGATGAAGCTGTATCCGAAGGATGCCAATACGATGGCCGCCTTGCGCTCCGCCATATCGAGTCTGGCGCTGTACGATGAGGCTGCCGATGATATGAGCCGCAGCGCCAATGAAATCAAGGCAGTGAAGCTGCAGGCGCAAATTCCGACGATTGTGGCGGCGCTGGCGCGCATCCGCAAAGGGCTGGAGCCTGTCGCTCCCAAGCCTGGCGCCTCCATTGCCGAGAACTTTTTGTATATGCTCCGGGGCGAGCAGCCCGATATGGTATCGGTCAAGGCTCTCGACACAGGGCTTGTGCTGCATGCCGACCATGAGCTGAACGCCTCGACCTTTACCGCAAGGGTAACGGTTGCGACGCTGTCTGACATTTACTCCGGAGTCACCTCGGCAATCGGTGCGCTTAAAGGTCCGCTGCACGGCGGAGCGAACGAAGCTGTAATGAAAATGCTGGAGGAAATCGGCAGCTTTGAGAATGTAGAGCCTTATATCCGCGCCAAGCTGGACCGCAGGGAGAAAATTATGGGCTTCGGGCATCGTGTCTACAAGAACGGCGATCCGCGCGCGAAGCACCTGATGAAAATGTCGCGCGAGTTGGGCGTAATCAAGGGCGATACGACACTGTACGACATGTCCGTGAAGATTGAAGAATTGGTAACCGGGCAGAAAGGCCTTAAGCCCAATGTCGATTTTTATTCCGCGTCCGTG includes these proteins:
- the citZ gene encoding citrate synthase, with product MTVIKGLEGIVAAASSISSIVDGVLTYRGYDIDDLAENASFEETAFLLWFGSLPTTAELEKLKRDLSDFAAIPEQVIAQMKLYPKDANTMAALRSAISSLALYDEAADDMSRSANEIKAVKLQAQIPTIVAALARIRKGLEPVAPKPGASIAENFLYMLRGEQPDMVSVKALDTGLVLHADHELNASTFTARVTVATLSDIYSGVTSAIGALKGPLHGGANEAVMKMLEEIGSFENVEPYIRAKLDRREKIMGFGHRVYKNGDPRAKHLMKMSRELGVIKGDTTLYDMSVKIEELVTGQKGLKPNVDFYSASVYTQLSIDRELFTPIFAISRVSGWTAHILEQYEDNRIIRPRAEYTGLVEQKYVPVNER